The following DNA comes from Legionella donaldsonii.
GATTTTGAGGTATACCCGAGTGGTCGAAATAAGGCGATGGCGGCGACCTATGAATATTTAATCAAACAGGAATATCCAAATCGCCTAAAACCTGTGGCACTTCGGTTTAAAAAATATCCCGCCAAAGCTACCCCAGATCTATTTGTTCATGACAGGATGGATTCGCCGCATTTAGAAACACAATAGTTTATTTAAGAGGAGAATCTTTTTTAATCCATTGGTTAATTTCACGAATACTTTCATCGGTTACCTGGAGCAGTTGCTGATACAACTGTTCCAGCAAGTCCCTTTGTCCGATTTTCCAATACCGTTCAAGGTACTGGCAGGCCATTTTCATCCTGACTGCTCCCACGTAGAGTAGGCCGCCTTTTATTTTATGAGCCAATTGCTGTGTTTTTTCCCAATCCAGCAAGTCATGGGCTTCTTTGAGCTTTGCGATGTCTTGAGGCAAGGATTCGTTGAGCATAAACTGTAACATCTCACTAAGCATTTCTTCTGAACCTGACGTTTTAATACCTTCTTCAATATCGAGTATTGGAAAGTGGGATAAGGAAAAAAATTCACTTTCCGTTGCAGGTATGTCTGAAGCCCACGAGGTTTGGACTCGCTTCTCCTGTTCTTTTGCAATAAAGGAGCCTAATATCTCAATGCACCCTTTTTGTGATAAGGGTTTACTTATTACAGCATTCATTCCTGCTTCAATACATCGCTGCTTGTTTTCCTCACCTACATGCGCTGTGAGAGCAATAATTGGGGTGTTACGATTTTCAGACATTTCTTGCACACGGATATGATGAGTGACTTGATAGCCATCCATGTCAGGCAGTCCAATGTCCATAAAAATCAGATCGTAATTATTTTGCTTCCAAAGCGTTAATGCTTCATCCCCATCAGAGGCGACATCCACCTGGCAGCCTGATTGAGTCAAAATGGCTTTGGCCACTGCTTGCGCAATGGGGTTATCCTCAACAACCAACACATGATTAGGTTCGTCAAGGACGGTTTTTGTTTGGGGTGATGTTATTGTATTCGTTGTGATTAGCGTTTCAGAGTGAGCATGATGCGGTTCAAACTCTTCGTGAAGTCCTGTGTCATCTTCAACAAGTGCTATTTTTAATGGGATAATGCAGGTAAAAGTACATCCTTTCTGCAATTCACTGTCAACGTAAATCTCTCCATCCAGATCATCAATAAATTGTTTAACGACGGAAAGTCCGAGTCCCGCCCCTTTGTAGATCCCTTTATAGGAAGGGGTCAACCGTTTGAAGTGCAGAAATATTTCTTGCTGCTTGTCTTTAGGAATTCCCATACCACTGTCTTCAACGATTAGTTTGATGATGATTTCCCTGTTGTTACGGCTGGCCAGGATGACGCTGAGTTTGACAAAACCAGCATCGGTGAAATTCAGGGCATTGGCGAGTAGTTCAAGGGTGATTCGGTGGATGCGAACACTATCACCAATTAAGTAGCGAGGAATATTCTCATCAAAATCGAGGGAGAACGCCAATCGTTTTGCAGCGGCTTTCGATTTATGCAAATCCAGTGCGTGCTGCATGATATTTTTCAAAATAAATTTTTTCTTAACTTTGGGTATCTCACCTGAGCTGACACGAATGGCCTCTAATATTTCATCCATTAAACTCAGTAATGCATGACTCGATGCGACAAGATTTTCGGCATATTCTTTAACATTTGGGTTGATAGCTTCCGCTTTAATGATATCTGAAAACCCAATGATTCCAGTCAGTGGCGTACGAATATCATGGCGCATGTTTTCTAAAAACTCGGTTTTAGCACGGCTTGCTGCTTCAGCCTGTTCCTTGGCATGAAATAATTCTGTCTCAATTTTTTTTCTATCGCTGATATCAATTGAAATCCCAAGAATTCCCGTAATTTGTCCTTGTTTATTTCGCATAGGCGATTTATGGCTTAAAACAATCGCGTCTTTACCATCGACCTGGGCTTTTTCTTCAATGATTTCCGTTTCTCCTGTTTCCATGATGTGTCTGTCGTTTCTTTGGAACAGTTCTGCTTTAGTGCCACCCCAAGGCAAATCAAAATCGGTTTTTCCTACAATTTCATACCCATATTGAAAACCAAGGCTTCTGGCTTGTCGGTTATTACAACCAAGATAGACACCATTTTGGTCTTTCCAATACACATGCCCTGGCATATTGGCTACTATATTTTCCAACGTAGATTGCGTTTCTTCCTGTTTTGAGCGAAGGATTAATTCCTGCTCTTTAAGATGGGTAATATTAAGTGAGATCCCAATAATTCCAATAACATTGCCTTGTTCATCATGTAGAGGCGCTTTTCGGGTTAATACAATGACTTTTTGTCCAGAGGCCAATGTGACCGTTTCTTCAATTTCCAATGCCGTATTTAGTCTCATGACTTTAAGATCGTTGTCACGCAAAGTTTGGGCACTATCAGTCCAGGGCATATCAAAATCTGTTTTGCCGATCATCGACGACATACCAGCCATTTCAAGTACCGTGTCATTGCCTCCAAGATAATGACCCTCCCTGTCTTTCCAATAAATGCTGCCAGGCAGTGATTTAATAATACTCGAGAGGAGAGCGTCATTGGGATGGCTAAAAGAAGAAGCATCCGACGTCAAACTATGGCTTCTATTCTTTTTAAGCTTTTTTTCTGACATGAGACGATCCTCTTTATTGTCTTATAGTTATAGGACTCATTTAGAAAAGGTACAAGATAAGGTAGAACCTTGTTAAGAAAATAAGGCATTTATAAGGCCATGTTTGCATGTAAGTTTTTTATGATTTGGCTTATCGAATAAGAAAGATTCTTTTTCATTCAGAGAAAAACATAAATGATTGTATCCTCTCATACAACTACTTAGCTCATATATAGAACCGGTTGCCTATTTTAAGTAATATAAAACCGCTTAATCATTAGCCTGTGTGATTTTACACGTAGAGATGGAATCAAATAATGCAAATCGGAAGCGGTCATTTTTCAAAGAAGCCAAAATCATCTTTAAAGTTTATTGCAAGGGTTAAAGCGATTTTTTGGGCAGTGATAATTCAATGTGCCATTGCGGGATTAATATTTTTAGGCGGCCTTTTAGATCCTTATTTAGGACTTTTAGTCGTTGCTGCTTATTTTTTTGGAGTTGGTTTT
Coding sequences within:
- a CDS encoding PAS domain-containing sensor histidine kinase, which encodes MSEKKLKKNRSHSLTSDASSFSHPNDALLSSIIKSLPGSIYWKDREGHYLGGNDTVLEMAGMSSMIGKTDFDMPWTDSAQTLRDNDLKVMRLNTALEIEETVTLASGQKVIVLTRKAPLHDEQGNVIGIIGISLNITHLKEQELILRSKQEETQSTLENIVANMPGHVYWKDQNGVYLGCNNRQARSLGFQYGYEIVGKTDFDLPWGGTKAELFQRNDRHIMETGETEIIEEKAQVDGKDAIVLSHKSPMRNKQGQITGILGISIDISDRKKIETELFHAKEQAEAASRAKTEFLENMRHDIRTPLTGIIGFSDIIKAEAINPNVKEYAENLVASSHALLSLMDEILEAIRVSSGEIPKVKKKFILKNIMQHALDLHKSKAAAKRLAFSLDFDENIPRYLIGDSVRIHRITLELLANALNFTDAGFVKLSVILASRNNREIIIKLIVEDSGMGIPKDKQQEIFLHFKRLTPSYKGIYKGAGLGLSVVKQFIDDLDGEIYVDSELQKGCTFTCIIPLKIALVEDDTGLHEEFEPHHAHSETLITTNTITSPQTKTVLDEPNHVLVVEDNPIAQAVAKAILTQSGCQVDVASDGDEALTLWKQNNYDLIFMDIGLPDMDGYQVTHHIRVQEMSENRNTPIIALTAHVGEENKQRCIEAGMNAVISKPLSQKGCIEILGSFIAKEQEKRVQTSWASDIPATESEFFSLSHFPILDIEEGIKTSGSEEMLSEMLQFMLNESLPQDIAKLKEAHDLLDWEKTQQLAHKIKGGLLYVGAVRMKMACQYLERYWKIGQRDLLEQLYQQLLQVTDESIREINQWIKKDSPLK